In Nasonia vitripennis strain AsymCx chromosome 2, Nvit_psr_1.1, whole genome shotgun sequence, a genomic segment contains:
- the LOC100114896 gene encoding uncharacterized protein LOC100114896 isoform X2 — MYSRDNSYIRASGDNGPASCRKELERKHQVLCSCALDTLFKRPSKVRSIERMKTHPTMMALPRLALDIVVPPAVLSRRGGVSMTGIIIRTFLQDTLRRSPEIMLDRATEQNALIERISEEAAAAIAGDAGPPSCRAAEEGDEPSELDELERLLLAKFDVSQYRPKHTGRFLTMHKRRRKRLVTRSLDQEPGLLDDVSHGQVQCVLQRVANWKFNAFTLETATGGRSLPVLCVHLFHWYGLLEHFNLDVVRVWKLFTLIEEGYHSTNPYHNSIHAADVTQAMHCFLQEEQIRRHLSYLEIMASLIAAVTHDLDHPGVNQPFLVATSNHLAALYENTSVLENHHWRSAVGCLLESGVSEQLPDRVKPELQRHISSLILATDITRQQEFLTRFKRYLDERELDMEQPEHRHFILQIALKCADISNPCRPWDISRKWSYKVCEEFFRQGDYERQLNLPVTALCDRHTTSIPKIQAGFFKFVVLPLYEEWHRFLDDDFSRSLMRHLRANQQHWELMIQEEAAGSQESAQQPLQQQACGGGSEPVTEAIEPSEVSAAVLDYRGQAVAQTLGRCFSQCTEEDSGSLELPMPSPASLAPPGLQPSLDRAGEARRHSVPLGVCRSLSLAPRPTTARRESLPGAASLVPSRVSSRSSLHRGSEASAPSAALTCSSISPAAPERPVSAENLLPDTSIASIANSLEASRLSSLVQQQQQQQQPWEQALHDSPGPQAQPRQAMLTRQQTFPPVQPYARMRYMSTTAEMSQCCTAEVLLEADSSSSRSGSPAPASGLVSSTTALESPSAMLLSSSSSVTGNVANAAELRRHSTPAQSKTRSAELANATGRRFTTIPLTQEPGQQQQQQQQQQQHKVFFIGSPPDSPPRQQSATPTSDGSGSSVDHHHQQQQQQQQQQQAQQPSRKSADSLSLPGSKRDYAGDSARDKNVSCSSKMLKLMKENVDPRAVGISDDLAVNSKALLALGNRRSNNQGLARRRGSAPVGLMLASRLDDSTSASVRSTIDIGSRRGSVPADITTHPNGGINRVGLSIRSEKLSVGNNCSRRRSSLPHEAALGNLLAGNLTQLTADRENYPLNNNNSNNNNNNNNTGSNNNGFPRLTVQVEGASLMMSSGESVLGAIPSSRRGSVPADISELRRDPLGRNSLNGSGSVNPAAGLLGKSRNIRSSKKLLRRRRSGGPEMFTSGQQTAPALGAPGYQQVDAGNNENAGGWPTTSSSGCNVRSKRDFSKRDSFISEPSGGPVVVVPKRRGSLPIEMLTVPPLTSRYIHR; from the exons AGGCGCTCGCCCGAGATCATGCTGGACCGCGCGACCGAGCAGAACGCCCTGATAGAGCGGATTTCCG AGGAGGCGGCCGCGGCAATCGCCGGCGACGCTGGGCCGCCGAGCTGCCGGGCGGCCGAGGAAGGGGACGAGCCGAGCGAGCTGGACGAACTCGAGCGACTGCTGCTGGCCAAGTTCGACGTGAGCCAGTACCGGCCGAAGCACACGGGCCGCTTCCTCACCATGCACAAGCGTAGGCGCAAGCGACTCGTCACGCGCTCCCTCGATCAGGAGCCCGGCCTCCTCGACGACGTCTCCCACGGCCAGGTTCAG TGTGTCCTGCAAAGGGTCGCCAACTGGAAGTTCAACGCGTTCACCCTGGAGACGGCTACCGGAG GCCGCTCTCTGCCAGTGCTCTGCGTTCACCTCTTCCACTGGTACGGGCTGCTCGAGCACTTCAACCTGGACGTCGTCAGGGTCTGGAAGCTCTTCA CTTTGATCGAGGAAGGCTATCACAGTACGAATCCTTACCACAACAGTATACACGCCGCGGACGTGACGCAGGCGATGCATTGCTTCCTGCAGGAAGAACAG ATAAGAAGACACCTGAGCTATCTGGAAATAATGGCTTCGCTGATAGCCGCCGTGACGCACGACCTCGACCACCCGGGCGTCAACCAGCCGTTCCTCGTCGCCACGAGCAACCACTTGGCCGCTCTTTACGAG AACACCTCGGTCCTGGAGAACCATCACTGGAGGTCGGCGGTGGGCTGCCTCTTGGAGAGCGGAGTCTCGGAGCAACTGCCGGATCGAGTCAAGCCCGAGCTGCAGCGACACATCAGCTCGCTCATCCTCGCGACGGACATAACCCGGCAGCAGGAGTTCCTCACCCGTTTCAAG CGCTATCTGGACGAGCGCGAGCTCGACATGGAGCAGCCCGAGCACCGACACTTTATCCTGCAAATCGCCCTCAAGTGCGCGGACATCTCGAACCCCTGCCGGCCCTGGGATATATCGCGCAAGTGGTCGTACAAGGTCTGCGAGGAGTTCTTCCGGCAGGGCGACTACGAGCGCCAATTGAACCTACCGGTGACGGCGCTCTGCGACAGGCACACCACTAGTATCCCCAAGATCCAGGCGGGCTTCTTCAAGTTTGTAGTGCTGCCGCTCTACGAAGAGTGGCACCGCTTTCTCGACGACGACTTTAGCCGCTCGCTCATGCGACACTTGCGCGCCAACCAGCAGCACTGGGAGCTCATGATACAGGAGGAGGCCGCCGGCAGCCAGGAGTCGGCGCAACAGCCGCTCCAGCAGCAAGcctgcggcggcggcagcgaacCGGTCACCGAGGCCATCGAGCCCTCCGAGGTCAGTGCAGCTGTGCTCGATTACAGGGGGCAGGCGGTTGCTCAAACACTCGGACGTTGCTTCTCGCAGTGCACAGAGGAGGACTCCGGCAGTCTGGAGCTGCCGATGCCGTCACCCGCGAGCCTGGCACCCCCCGGCCTGCAGCCCAGTCTCGACCGGGCAGGCGAGGCTCGCCGACATTCGGTGCCGCTCGGCGTCTGCCGCAGCCTGAGCCTGGCGCCTCGGCCGACGACTGCTCGCCGCGAGAGCCTGCCTGGCGCCGCCTCGCTCGTGCCTTCGCGCGTCTCCTCGCGCAGTAGCCTGCACCGCGGCTCGGAGGCCTCCGCGCCCAGCGCCGCGCTCACATGCTCCTCGATCTCGCCAGCCGCCCCCGAGCGCCCGGTCAGCGCTGAGAACCTGCTGCCCGACACGAGCATCGCCAGCATTGCCAACAGCCTCGAGGCCTCGCGGCTCAGTAGCCtggtccagcagcagcagcagcagcagcagccctg GGAGCAAGCCCTGCACGACTCGCCGGGGCCGCAGGCACAGCCGCGCCAGGCGATGCTCACGCGCCAGCAGACCTTTCCGCCCGTCCAGCCGTACGCCCGGATGCGCTATATGTCGACCACGGCCGAGATGTCGCAGTGCTGCACCGCGGAGGTGCTTCTCGAGGCCGATAGTTCTTCCTCGCGCTCGGGCTCGCCAGCGCCGGCTTCTGGCCTCGTATCGTCCACTACTGCCCTGGAATCGCCCTCCGCGATGCTGCTAAGTAGCTCGTCGAGCGTTACGGGCAACGTCGCCAACGCTGCCGAGCTGCGCCGGCACTCGACGCCCGCGCAAAGCAAGACGCGCAGCGCCGAACTGGCCAACGCTACGGGCAGACGCTTCACTACGATACCGCTCACGCAAGAGCCaggtcagcagcagcagcagcagcagcagcagcagcagcacaaggTCTTCTTCATCGGCAGCCCGCCAGACTCGCCGCCCAGGCAGCAAAGCGCAACGCCCACAAGCGATGGCAGTGGCAGTAGCGTcgatcatcatcatcagcagcagcagcagcagcagcagcagcagcaggcacAACAGCCAAGCCGCAAAAGCGCTGACAGCCTCAGTCTACCTGGTAGTAAACGCGACTACGCGGGTGACTCTGCTCGCGATAAGAACGTCAGCTGCAGCTCGAAAATGCTCAAGCTCATGAAGGAAAACGTCGATCCGCGTGCGGTGGGCATCAGCGACGACCTTGCCGTTAATAGTAAGGCCTTGCTCGCCCTCGGCAATCGCCGTTCCAATAACCAG ggtttGGCAAGAAGAAGGGGTTCGGCGCCAGTGGGACTGATGTTGGCCAGCAGGCTCGACGACAGTACATCTGCCTCCGTTCGCTCGACGATCGACATCGGCTCCAGGCGCGGTTCCGTTCCCGCCGACATCACGACTCATCCAA ATGGAGGAATTAATCGAGTTGGCTTGAGCATTCGCAGCGAAAAACTGTCTGTGGGCAATAACTGCAGCCGCAGACGTTCGAGCTTGCCACACGAGGCAGCTCTGGGTAACCTACTGGCAGGCAATCTGACTCAGTTGACAG CCGATCGCGAGAACTACCCGCtcaacaacaataacagcaacaacaacaataacaataacaatactGGTAGCAATAATAATGGCTTTCCACGGCTCACCGTGCAGGTCGAGGGAGCGAGTCTGATGATGAGCTCCGGCGAAAGCGTCTTGGGGGCCATCCCGAGCTCGCGACGCGGCAGCGTACCCGCCGACATATCGGAGCTGCGGCGTGACCCACTAGGTCGCAACAGCCTTAATGGCAGTGGCAGCGTGAACCCTGCTGCAGGACTCCTTGGAAAATCGCGCAACATTCGCAGCAGCAAAAAACTGCTGCGTAGACGCAGGAGCGGTGGTCCCGAGATGTTCACCAGCGGCCAACAAACTGCTCCAGCTCTTGGTGCTCCGGGTTACCAGCAGGTCGACGCAGGCAATAACGAAAACGCTGGTGGTTGGCCAactaccagcagcagcggctgcaaCGTCAGGTCTAAACGTGACTTCTCCAAGCGGGACAGTTTTATATCCGAGCCCAGCGGCGGGCCTGTCGTAGTCGTTCCGAAGAGAAGAGGTTCCTTGCCCATCGAGATGCTTACTGTCCCACCGCTCACCAGTCGATACATACACAGATAA
- the LOC100114896 gene encoding uncharacterized protein LOC100114896 isoform X1 → MYSRDNSYIRASGDNGPASCRKELERKHQVLCSCALDTLFKRPSKVRSIERMKTHPTMMALPRLALDIVVPPAVLSRRGGVSMTGIIIRTFLQDTLRRSPEIMLDRATEQNALIERISEEAAAAIAGDAGPPSCRAAEEGDEPSELDELERLLLAKFDVSQYRPKHTGRFLTMHKRRRKRLVTRSLDQEPGLLDDVSHGQVQCVLQRVANWKFNAFTLETATGGRSLPVLCVHLFHWYGLLEHFNLDVVRVWKLFTLIEEGYHSTNPYHNSIHAADVTQAMHCFLQEEQIRRHLSYLEIMASLIAAVTHDLDHPGVNQPFLVATSNHLAALYENTSVLENHHWRSAVGCLLESGVSEQLPDRVKPELQRHISSLILATDITRQQEFLTRFKRYLDERELDMEQPEHRHFILQIALKCADISNPCRPWDISRKWSYKVCEEFFRQGDYERQLNLPVTALCDRHTTSIPKIQAGFFKFVVLPLYEEWHRFLDDDFSRSLMRHLRANQQHWELMIQEEAAGSQESAQQPLQQQACGGGSEPVTEAIEPSEVSAAVLDYRGQAVAQTLGRCFSQCTEEDSGSLELPMPSPASLAPPGLQPSLDRAGEARRHSVPLGVCRSLSLAPRPTTARRESLPGAASLVPSRVSSRSSLHRGSEASAPSAALTCSSISPAAPERPVSAENLLPDTSIASIANSLEASRLSSLVQQQQQQQQPWEQALHDSPGPQAQPRQAMLTRQQTFPPVQPYARMRYMSTTAEMSQCCTAEVLLEADSSSSRSGSPAPASGLVSSTTALESPSAMLLSSSSSVTGNVANAAELRRHSTPAQSKTRSAELANATGRRFTTIPLTQEPGQQQQQQQQQQQHKVFFIGSPPDSPPRQQSATPTSDGSGSSVDHHHQQQQQQQQQQQAQQPSRKSADSLSLPGSKRDYAGDSARDKNVSCSSKMLKLMKENVDPRAVGISDDLAVNSKALLALGNRRSNNQGLARRRGSAPVGLMLASRLDDSTSASVRSTIDIGSRRGSVPADITTHPNGGINRVGLSIRSEKLSVGNNCSRRRSSLPHEAALGNLLAGNLTQLTAADRENYPLNNNNSNNNNNNNNTGSNNNGFPRLTVQVEGASLMMSSGESVLGAIPSSRRGSVPADISELRRDPLGRNSLNGSGSVNPAAGLLGKSRNIRSSKKLLRRRRSGGPEMFTSGQQTAPALGAPGYQQVDAGNNENAGGWPTTSSSGCNVRSKRDFSKRDSFISEPSGGPVVVVPKRRGSLPIEMLTVPPLTSRYIHR, encoded by the exons AGGCGCTCGCCCGAGATCATGCTGGACCGCGCGACCGAGCAGAACGCCCTGATAGAGCGGATTTCCG AGGAGGCGGCCGCGGCAATCGCCGGCGACGCTGGGCCGCCGAGCTGCCGGGCGGCCGAGGAAGGGGACGAGCCGAGCGAGCTGGACGAACTCGAGCGACTGCTGCTGGCCAAGTTCGACGTGAGCCAGTACCGGCCGAAGCACACGGGCCGCTTCCTCACCATGCACAAGCGTAGGCGCAAGCGACTCGTCACGCGCTCCCTCGATCAGGAGCCCGGCCTCCTCGACGACGTCTCCCACGGCCAGGTTCAG TGTGTCCTGCAAAGGGTCGCCAACTGGAAGTTCAACGCGTTCACCCTGGAGACGGCTACCGGAG GCCGCTCTCTGCCAGTGCTCTGCGTTCACCTCTTCCACTGGTACGGGCTGCTCGAGCACTTCAACCTGGACGTCGTCAGGGTCTGGAAGCTCTTCA CTTTGATCGAGGAAGGCTATCACAGTACGAATCCTTACCACAACAGTATACACGCCGCGGACGTGACGCAGGCGATGCATTGCTTCCTGCAGGAAGAACAG ATAAGAAGACACCTGAGCTATCTGGAAATAATGGCTTCGCTGATAGCCGCCGTGACGCACGACCTCGACCACCCGGGCGTCAACCAGCCGTTCCTCGTCGCCACGAGCAACCACTTGGCCGCTCTTTACGAG AACACCTCGGTCCTGGAGAACCATCACTGGAGGTCGGCGGTGGGCTGCCTCTTGGAGAGCGGAGTCTCGGAGCAACTGCCGGATCGAGTCAAGCCCGAGCTGCAGCGACACATCAGCTCGCTCATCCTCGCGACGGACATAACCCGGCAGCAGGAGTTCCTCACCCGTTTCAAG CGCTATCTGGACGAGCGCGAGCTCGACATGGAGCAGCCCGAGCACCGACACTTTATCCTGCAAATCGCCCTCAAGTGCGCGGACATCTCGAACCCCTGCCGGCCCTGGGATATATCGCGCAAGTGGTCGTACAAGGTCTGCGAGGAGTTCTTCCGGCAGGGCGACTACGAGCGCCAATTGAACCTACCGGTGACGGCGCTCTGCGACAGGCACACCACTAGTATCCCCAAGATCCAGGCGGGCTTCTTCAAGTTTGTAGTGCTGCCGCTCTACGAAGAGTGGCACCGCTTTCTCGACGACGACTTTAGCCGCTCGCTCATGCGACACTTGCGCGCCAACCAGCAGCACTGGGAGCTCATGATACAGGAGGAGGCCGCCGGCAGCCAGGAGTCGGCGCAACAGCCGCTCCAGCAGCAAGcctgcggcggcggcagcgaacCGGTCACCGAGGCCATCGAGCCCTCCGAGGTCAGTGCAGCTGTGCTCGATTACAGGGGGCAGGCGGTTGCTCAAACACTCGGACGTTGCTTCTCGCAGTGCACAGAGGAGGACTCCGGCAGTCTGGAGCTGCCGATGCCGTCACCCGCGAGCCTGGCACCCCCCGGCCTGCAGCCCAGTCTCGACCGGGCAGGCGAGGCTCGCCGACATTCGGTGCCGCTCGGCGTCTGCCGCAGCCTGAGCCTGGCGCCTCGGCCGACGACTGCTCGCCGCGAGAGCCTGCCTGGCGCCGCCTCGCTCGTGCCTTCGCGCGTCTCCTCGCGCAGTAGCCTGCACCGCGGCTCGGAGGCCTCCGCGCCCAGCGCCGCGCTCACATGCTCCTCGATCTCGCCAGCCGCCCCCGAGCGCCCGGTCAGCGCTGAGAACCTGCTGCCCGACACGAGCATCGCCAGCATTGCCAACAGCCTCGAGGCCTCGCGGCTCAGTAGCCtggtccagcagcagcagcagcagcagcagccctg GGAGCAAGCCCTGCACGACTCGCCGGGGCCGCAGGCACAGCCGCGCCAGGCGATGCTCACGCGCCAGCAGACCTTTCCGCCCGTCCAGCCGTACGCCCGGATGCGCTATATGTCGACCACGGCCGAGATGTCGCAGTGCTGCACCGCGGAGGTGCTTCTCGAGGCCGATAGTTCTTCCTCGCGCTCGGGCTCGCCAGCGCCGGCTTCTGGCCTCGTATCGTCCACTACTGCCCTGGAATCGCCCTCCGCGATGCTGCTAAGTAGCTCGTCGAGCGTTACGGGCAACGTCGCCAACGCTGCCGAGCTGCGCCGGCACTCGACGCCCGCGCAAAGCAAGACGCGCAGCGCCGAACTGGCCAACGCTACGGGCAGACGCTTCACTACGATACCGCTCACGCAAGAGCCaggtcagcagcagcagcagcagcagcagcagcagcagcacaaggTCTTCTTCATCGGCAGCCCGCCAGACTCGCCGCCCAGGCAGCAAAGCGCAACGCCCACAAGCGATGGCAGTGGCAGTAGCGTcgatcatcatcatcagcagcagcagcagcagcagcagcagcagcaggcacAACAGCCAAGCCGCAAAAGCGCTGACAGCCTCAGTCTACCTGGTAGTAAACGCGACTACGCGGGTGACTCTGCTCGCGATAAGAACGTCAGCTGCAGCTCGAAAATGCTCAAGCTCATGAAGGAAAACGTCGATCCGCGTGCGGTGGGCATCAGCGACGACCTTGCCGTTAATAGTAAGGCCTTGCTCGCCCTCGGCAATCGCCGTTCCAATAACCAG ggtttGGCAAGAAGAAGGGGTTCGGCGCCAGTGGGACTGATGTTGGCCAGCAGGCTCGACGACAGTACATCTGCCTCCGTTCGCTCGACGATCGACATCGGCTCCAGGCGCGGTTCCGTTCCCGCCGACATCACGACTCATCCAA ATGGAGGAATTAATCGAGTTGGCTTGAGCATTCGCAGCGAAAAACTGTCTGTGGGCAATAACTGCAGCCGCAGACGTTCGAGCTTGCCACACGAGGCAGCTCTGGGTAACCTACTGGCAGGCAATCTGACTCAGTTGACAG CAGCCGATCGCGAGAACTACCCGCtcaacaacaataacagcaacaacaacaataacaataacaatactGGTAGCAATAATAATGGCTTTCCACGGCTCACCGTGCAGGTCGAGGGAGCGAGTCTGATGATGAGCTCCGGCGAAAGCGTCTTGGGGGCCATCCCGAGCTCGCGACGCGGCAGCGTACCCGCCGACATATCGGAGCTGCGGCGTGACCCACTAGGTCGCAACAGCCTTAATGGCAGTGGCAGCGTGAACCCTGCTGCAGGACTCCTTGGAAAATCGCGCAACATTCGCAGCAGCAAAAAACTGCTGCGTAGACGCAGGAGCGGTGGTCCCGAGATGTTCACCAGCGGCCAACAAACTGCTCCAGCTCTTGGTGCTCCGGGTTACCAGCAGGTCGACGCAGGCAATAACGAAAACGCTGGTGGTTGGCCAactaccagcagcagcggctgcaaCGTCAGGTCTAAACGTGACTTCTCCAAGCGGGACAGTTTTATATCCGAGCCCAGCGGCGGGCCTGTCGTAGTCGTTCCGAAGAGAAGAGGTTCCTTGCCCATCGAGATGCTTACTGTCCCACCGCTCACCAGTCGATACATACACAGATAA
- the LOC100114896 gene encoding uncharacterized protein LOC100114896 isoform X3 — MYSRDNSYIRASGDNGPASCRKELERKHQVLCSCALDTLFKRPSKVRSIERMKTHPTMMALPRLALDIVVPPAVLSRRGGVSMTGIIIRTFLQDTLRRSPEIMLDRATEQNALIERISEEAAAAIAGDAGPPSCRAAEEGDEPSELDELERLLLAKFDVSQYRPKHTGRFLTMHKRRRKRLVTRSLDQEPGLLDDVSHGQVQCVLQRVANWKFNAFTLETATGGRSLPVLCVHLFHWYGLLEHFNLDVVRVWKLFTLIEEGYHSTNPYHNSIHAADVTQAMHCFLQEEQIRRHLSYLEIMASLIAAVTHDLDHPGVNQPFLVATSNHLAALYENTSVLENHHWRSAVGCLLESGVSEQLPDRVKPELQRHISSLILATDITRQQEFLTRFKRYLDERELDMEQPEHRHFILQIALKCADISNPCRPWDISRKWSYKVCEEFFRQGDYERQLNLPVTALCDRHTTSIPKIQAGFFKFVVLPLYEEWHRFLDDDFSRSLMRHLRANQQHWELMIQEEAAGSQESAQQPLQQQACGGGSEPVTEAIEPSECTEEDSGSLELPMPSPASLAPPGLQPSLDRAGEARRHSVPLGVCRSLSLAPRPTTARRESLPGAASLVPSRVSSRSSLHRGSEASAPSAALTCSSISPAAPERPVSAENLLPDTSIASIANSLEASRLSSLVQQQQQQQQPWEQALHDSPGPQAQPRQAMLTRQQTFPPVQPYARMRYMSTTAEMSQCCTAEVLLEADSSSSRSGSPAPASGLVSSTTALESPSAMLLSSSSSVTGNVANAAELRRHSTPAQSKTRSAELANATGRRFTTIPLTQEPGQQQQQQQQQQQHKVFFIGSPPDSPPRQQSATPTSDGSGSSVDHHHQQQQQQQQQQQAQQPSRKSADSLSLPGSKRDYAGDSARDKNVSCSSKMLKLMKENVDPRAVGISDDLAVNSKALLALGNRRSNNQGLARRRGSAPVGLMLASRLDDSTSASVRSTIDIGSRRGSVPADITTHPNGGINRVGLSIRSEKLSVGNNCSRRRSSLPHEAALGNLLAGNLTQLTAADRENYPLNNNNSNNNNNNNNTGSNNNGFPRLTVQVEGASLMMSSGESVLGAIPSSRRGSVPADISELRRDPLGRNSLNGSGSVNPAAGLLGKSRNIRSSKKLLRRRRSGGPEMFTSGQQTAPALGAPGYQQVDAGNNENAGGWPTTSSSGCNVRSKRDFSKRDSFISEPSGGPVVVVPKRRGSLPIEMLTVPPLTSRYIHR; from the exons AGGCGCTCGCCCGAGATCATGCTGGACCGCGCGACCGAGCAGAACGCCCTGATAGAGCGGATTTCCG AGGAGGCGGCCGCGGCAATCGCCGGCGACGCTGGGCCGCCGAGCTGCCGGGCGGCCGAGGAAGGGGACGAGCCGAGCGAGCTGGACGAACTCGAGCGACTGCTGCTGGCCAAGTTCGACGTGAGCCAGTACCGGCCGAAGCACACGGGCCGCTTCCTCACCATGCACAAGCGTAGGCGCAAGCGACTCGTCACGCGCTCCCTCGATCAGGAGCCCGGCCTCCTCGACGACGTCTCCCACGGCCAGGTTCAG TGTGTCCTGCAAAGGGTCGCCAACTGGAAGTTCAACGCGTTCACCCTGGAGACGGCTACCGGAG GCCGCTCTCTGCCAGTGCTCTGCGTTCACCTCTTCCACTGGTACGGGCTGCTCGAGCACTTCAACCTGGACGTCGTCAGGGTCTGGAAGCTCTTCA CTTTGATCGAGGAAGGCTATCACAGTACGAATCCTTACCACAACAGTATACACGCCGCGGACGTGACGCAGGCGATGCATTGCTTCCTGCAGGAAGAACAG ATAAGAAGACACCTGAGCTATCTGGAAATAATGGCTTCGCTGATAGCCGCCGTGACGCACGACCTCGACCACCCGGGCGTCAACCAGCCGTTCCTCGTCGCCACGAGCAACCACTTGGCCGCTCTTTACGAG AACACCTCGGTCCTGGAGAACCATCACTGGAGGTCGGCGGTGGGCTGCCTCTTGGAGAGCGGAGTCTCGGAGCAACTGCCGGATCGAGTCAAGCCCGAGCTGCAGCGACACATCAGCTCGCTCATCCTCGCGACGGACATAACCCGGCAGCAGGAGTTCCTCACCCGTTTCAAG CGCTATCTGGACGAGCGCGAGCTCGACATGGAGCAGCCCGAGCACCGACACTTTATCCTGCAAATCGCCCTCAAGTGCGCGGACATCTCGAACCCCTGCCGGCCCTGGGATATATCGCGCAAGTGGTCGTACAAGGTCTGCGAGGAGTTCTTCCGGCAGGGCGACTACGAGCGCCAATTGAACCTACCGGTGACGGCGCTCTGCGACAGGCACACCACTAGTATCCCCAAGATCCAGGCGGGCTTCTTCAAGTTTGTAGTGCTGCCGCTCTACGAAGAGTGGCACCGCTTTCTCGACGACGACTTTAGCCGCTCGCTCATGCGACACTTGCGCGCCAACCAGCAGCACTGGGAGCTCATGATACAGGAGGAGGCCGCCGGCAGCCAGGAGTCGGCGCAACAGCCGCTCCAGCAGCAAGcctgcggcggcggcagcgaacCGGTCACCGAGGCCATCGAGCCCTCCGAG TGCACAGAGGAGGACTCCGGCAGTCTGGAGCTGCCGATGCCGTCACCCGCGAGCCTGGCACCCCCCGGCCTGCAGCCCAGTCTCGACCGGGCAGGCGAGGCTCGCCGACATTCGGTGCCGCTCGGCGTCTGCCGCAGCCTGAGCCTGGCGCCTCGGCCGACGACTGCTCGCCGCGAGAGCCTGCCTGGCGCCGCCTCGCTCGTGCCTTCGCGCGTCTCCTCGCGCAGTAGCCTGCACCGCGGCTCGGAGGCCTCCGCGCCCAGCGCCGCGCTCACATGCTCCTCGATCTCGCCAGCCGCCCCCGAGCGCCCGGTCAGCGCTGAGAACCTGCTGCCCGACACGAGCATCGCCAGCATTGCCAACAGCCTCGAGGCCTCGCGGCTCAGTAGCCtggtccagcagcagcagcagcagcagcagccctg GGAGCAAGCCCTGCACGACTCGCCGGGGCCGCAGGCACAGCCGCGCCAGGCGATGCTCACGCGCCAGCAGACCTTTCCGCCCGTCCAGCCGTACGCCCGGATGCGCTATATGTCGACCACGGCCGAGATGTCGCAGTGCTGCACCGCGGAGGTGCTTCTCGAGGCCGATAGTTCTTCCTCGCGCTCGGGCTCGCCAGCGCCGGCTTCTGGCCTCGTATCGTCCACTACTGCCCTGGAATCGCCCTCCGCGATGCTGCTAAGTAGCTCGTCGAGCGTTACGGGCAACGTCGCCAACGCTGCCGAGCTGCGCCGGCACTCGACGCCCGCGCAAAGCAAGACGCGCAGCGCCGAACTGGCCAACGCTACGGGCAGACGCTTCACTACGATACCGCTCACGCAAGAGCCaggtcagcagcagcagcagcagcagcagcagcagcagcacaaggTCTTCTTCATCGGCAGCCCGCCAGACTCGCCGCCCAGGCAGCAAAGCGCAACGCCCACAAGCGATGGCAGTGGCAGTAGCGTcgatcatcatcatcagcagcagcagcagcagcagcagcagcagcaggcacAACAGCCAAGCCGCAAAAGCGCTGACAGCCTCAGTCTACCTGGTAGTAAACGCGACTACGCGGGTGACTCTGCTCGCGATAAGAACGTCAGCTGCAGCTCGAAAATGCTCAAGCTCATGAAGGAAAACGTCGATCCGCGTGCGGTGGGCATCAGCGACGACCTTGCCGTTAATAGTAAGGCCTTGCTCGCCCTCGGCAATCGCCGTTCCAATAACCAG ggtttGGCAAGAAGAAGGGGTTCGGCGCCAGTGGGACTGATGTTGGCCAGCAGGCTCGACGACAGTACATCTGCCTCCGTTCGCTCGACGATCGACATCGGCTCCAGGCGCGGTTCCGTTCCCGCCGACATCACGACTCATCCAA ATGGAGGAATTAATCGAGTTGGCTTGAGCATTCGCAGCGAAAAACTGTCTGTGGGCAATAACTGCAGCCGCAGACGTTCGAGCTTGCCACACGAGGCAGCTCTGGGTAACCTACTGGCAGGCAATCTGACTCAGTTGACAG CAGCCGATCGCGAGAACTACCCGCtcaacaacaataacagcaacaacaacaataacaataacaatactGGTAGCAATAATAATGGCTTTCCACGGCTCACCGTGCAGGTCGAGGGAGCGAGTCTGATGATGAGCTCCGGCGAAAGCGTCTTGGGGGCCATCCCGAGCTCGCGACGCGGCAGCGTACCCGCCGACATATCGGAGCTGCGGCGTGACCCACTAGGTCGCAACAGCCTTAATGGCAGTGGCAGCGTGAACCCTGCTGCAGGACTCCTTGGAAAATCGCGCAACATTCGCAGCAGCAAAAAACTGCTGCGTAGACGCAGGAGCGGTGGTCCCGAGATGTTCACCAGCGGCCAACAAACTGCTCCAGCTCTTGGTGCTCCGGGTTACCAGCAGGTCGACGCAGGCAATAACGAAAACGCTGGTGGTTGGCCAactaccagcagcagcggctgcaaCGTCAGGTCTAAACGTGACTTCTCCAAGCGGGACAGTTTTATATCCGAGCCCAGCGGCGGGCCTGTCGTAGTCGTTCCGAAGAGAAGAGGTTCCTTGCCCATCGAGATGCTTACTGTCCCACCGCTCACCAGTCGATACATACACAGATAA